One segment of Streptomyces sp. NA02950 DNA contains the following:
- a CDS encoding carboxymuconolactone decarboxylase family protein yields the protein MPENVQEPHRDTSATSDSGGHPRLQPLYEDQWDAPTGELLANAPRDPRGRVGNVFTTLARHPELYKAFMPFGLQLLRKGRLPGSVRELLILRTSHNTGASYEWGRHVPLAKAAGLTDADIARVPQGPDAPGWTEADRHLLRAADELHGSARLSDTTWKALAEHFGEAELIEITMLVGQYHMVAFFLNSAGVELDPGFEATGFVERTSQS from the coding sequence ATGCCCGAGAACGTTCAGGAACCACACCGCGACACCAGCGCCACCAGCGACAGCGGCGGCCACCCCCGGCTCCAGCCGCTGTACGAGGACCAGTGGGACGCCCCGACGGGCGAACTGCTCGCCAACGCTCCGCGCGATCCCCGGGGGCGGGTGGGCAACGTGTTCACCACCCTGGCCCGCCACCCCGAGCTCTACAAGGCGTTCATGCCCTTCGGGCTCCAGCTGCTTCGGAAGGGCCGGCTGCCGGGAAGCGTCCGCGAGCTGCTGATCCTGCGTACCTCGCACAACACCGGCGCCTCGTACGAGTGGGGTCGCCACGTCCCGCTGGCCAAGGCCGCGGGCCTCACGGACGCCGACATCGCACGCGTCCCCCAGGGTCCGGACGCCCCCGGTTGGACGGAGGCCGACCGGCATCTGCTCCGGGCGGCCGACGAACTGCACGGCAGCGCCCGGCTGTCCGACACCACCTGGAAGGCGCTCGCCGAGCACTTCGGCGAAGCGGAGCTGATAGAGATCACCATGCTGGTGGGGCAGTACCACATGGTGGCGTTCTTCCTGAACAGCGCCGGCGTGGAACTGGACCCGGGCTTCGAAGCCACCGGGTTCGTGGAAAGGACTTCCCAATCGTGA
- a CDS encoding IS110 family transposase: MPEIWAGVDIGKEHHHCVVINADGQRLLSRRVLNDETELLQLIADILEISIDVLWAVDLNHGGAALLIGLLLSHDQPMAYLTGLAVHRASATYKGEGKTDAKDAFVIADQARVRRDLGLLRPGDEIAVDLRTLTTRRLDVVFDRTRQINRLRAQLLEIFPALERSLDLVNKGPVMLLTGYQTPAAIRRAGAKRIETWLKNRRVRGAAALARTAVEAAQAQQTALPGEKLAAAMVVRLAKGVMALDEEIAELDALIEAKFREHPHAEVIRSLPGMGTKLGAEFIAATGGDMDAFGSADRLAGFAGLAPRPRDSGRVSGNLRRPRRYHRGLLRAMYLSAMASLKGCPASKAYYQRKRSEGKGHKQALLALARRRLNVLWAMIRDGQCYQGSPPVTVAA; the protein is encoded by the coding sequence GTGCCCGAGATCTGGGCCGGGGTGGACATCGGCAAGGAACACCACCACTGCGTGGTGATCAACGCGGACGGTCAGCGGCTGCTGTCCCGCCGGGTCCTGAACGACGAGACCGAACTGCTCCAGCTCATCGCCGACATCTTGGAGATATCCATCGACGTGCTGTGGGCCGTCGACCTCAACCACGGCGGCGCCGCCCTGCTGATCGGCCTGCTGCTCAGTCACGACCAGCCGATGGCCTACCTCACCGGCCTGGCGGTCCACCGTGCCTCGGCCACCTACAAGGGCGAGGGAAAGACGGACGCCAAGGACGCCTTCGTCATCGCCGACCAGGCCCGCGTTCGCCGAGACCTTGGCTTGTTGCGCCCCGGAGACGAGATCGCCGTCGACCTGCGCACGCTGACCACCCGGCGCCTGGACGTGGTATTCGACCGCACCCGGCAGATCAACCGGCTCCGTGCTCAACTGCTGGAGATCTTCCCCGCGTTGGAGCGGTCGCTGGACCTGGTCAACAAGGGGCCGGTGATGCTGCTGACCGGCTACCAGACCCCGGCTGCGATCCGTCGCGCGGGCGCGAAGCGAATTGAGACCTGGCTGAAGAACCGGAGGGTCCGTGGCGCCGCCGCACTTGCGAGGACGGCGGTGGAGGCTGCCCAGGCTCAGCAGACGGCCCTGCCCGGCGAGAAGCTGGCCGCCGCCATGGTGGTCCGCCTCGCGAAGGGGGTGATGGCCCTTGATGAGGAGATCGCCGAGCTCGACGCCCTGATCGAGGCCAAGTTTCGCGAGCATCCGCATGCCGAGGTGATCCGCAGCCTGCCCGGCATGGGAACCAAGCTCGGCGCCGAGTTCATCGCCGCGACCGGCGGTGACATGGACGCCTTCGGCAGCGCCGACCGCCTGGCCGGCTTCGCCGGCCTGGCCCCCCGACCCCGCGACTCCGGCCGCGTCAGCGGCAACCTGCGCAGACCCAGGCGCTACCACCGCGGCCTGCTGCGGGCGATGTACCTCTCGGCCATGGCCAGCCTCAAGGGCTGTCCGGCCTCGAAGGCGTACTACCAACGGAAGAGGAGCGAGGGAAAGGGACACAAGCAGGCCCTGCTCGCGCTCGCCCGCCGACGCCTCAATGTCCTGTGGGCGATGATCCGTGACGGACAGTGCTACCAAGGTTCACCTCCCGTCACAGTGGCGGCTTGA
- a CDS encoding SDR family NAD(P)-dependent oxidoreductase, with product MAEKREADSAARRLDGRKVLVIGAGTRPDDDPESPVGNGRAIAVLAAREGGSVACADVAAQAAGATAELVSAEGVKGVAVVGDATDAEQSAAVVDEAAHALGGLDGLVVNVGIGLGTGLEGSSPEDWDRVLSLNLRAPFLAAKYGLPALADGGSIVFIGSTAGLRAATNSPAYDSSKAGLFGLVRHVAKEASVRGIRANLVVPGLIDTPMGRQASAKRASRTATFERIPLRRQGTAWEVAEAVTFLLSDRASYITGQSLVVDGGLNAV from the coding sequence ATGGCTGAGAAGCGGGAGGCCGACTCCGCGGCCCGGCGGCTGGACGGCCGCAAGGTACTGGTGATCGGCGCGGGGACCCGCCCCGACGACGACCCCGAGTCGCCCGTCGGGAACGGCCGGGCCATCGCCGTGCTCGCCGCCCGGGAGGGCGGGAGTGTGGCCTGCGCCGATGTGGCGGCCCAGGCCGCGGGTGCGACGGCCGAACTGGTCTCCGCCGAAGGCGTCAAGGGCGTCGCGGTGGTGGGCGATGCCACGGACGCGGAGCAGTCGGCCGCGGTGGTCGACGAAGCGGCCCACGCGCTGGGCGGACTCGACGGGCTCGTGGTCAACGTCGGGATCGGCCTCGGCACCGGCCTGGAGGGCTCCTCCCCCGAGGACTGGGACCGCGTTCTCTCTCTCAATCTGCGGGCGCCGTTCCTGGCCGCCAAGTACGGGCTTCCGGCGCTGGCCGACGGAGGCTCGATCGTCTTCATCGGGTCGACGGCCGGGCTGCGTGCCGCCACCAACTCCCCCGCCTACGACAGTTCCAAGGCGGGACTGTTCGGCCTCGTCCGCCATGTCGCGAAGGAGGCGTCGGTCCGTGGGATACGCGCCAACCTCGTCGTCCCCGGGCTGATCGACACACCGATGGGCCGCCAGGCGTCGGCCAAGCGGGCCTCTCGGACAGCCACGTTCGAGCGGATCCCGCTCAGGCGCCAGGGCACGGCATGGGAGGTGGCGGAGGCCGTGACGTTCCTGCTCTCCGATCGCGCTTCCTACATCACGGGCCAGAGCCTGGTGGTGGACGGCGGGCTCAACGCGGTCTGA
- a CDS encoding TetR/AcrR family transcriptional regulator, whose translation MSESTAAAGRRPTRRDDQREASRRKLLDAALEILAEEGYRGLTVKEVGDRAGVSRGMVNYHFTSKAGLVEAVVTDIREGFIDRLRALPGYDRMSGLEAVLAKVDQLFVRLAEPAPGVRARALLVLLVEALGGPGDSGGMQSRMAGHLNLVRTAVEDDIRRGVADGSVRPDVDAVAQAFLVESIARGVLLQYQLDPARTRLVEIGRAAHRTLVLGLAAEPDAR comes from the coding sequence ATGAGCGAATCCACCGCGGCGGCCGGGCGCCGTCCGACCAGGCGTGACGACCAGCGGGAGGCCTCCCGGCGCAAGCTTTTGGACGCGGCGCTGGAGATCCTCGCGGAAGAGGGTTACCGGGGGCTCACGGTCAAGGAGGTCGGGGACCGCGCCGGTGTCAGCCGAGGGATGGTCAACTACCACTTCACGTCCAAGGCCGGGCTTGTGGAAGCCGTGGTCACCGACATCCGCGAGGGGTTCATCGACCGGCTCCGGGCGCTGCCCGGGTACGACCGGATGAGCGGGCTCGAAGCCGTGCTGGCCAAAGTCGACCAGCTCTTCGTGCGCCTGGCGGAGCCCGCCCCGGGGGTACGGGCGCGGGCGCTGCTGGTGCTCCTCGTCGAGGCGCTCGGCGGCCCCGGCGATTCCGGCGGAATGCAGAGCAGGATGGCGGGACATCTCAACCTCGTCCGCACCGCCGTCGAGGACGACATCCGCCGGGGCGTCGCGGACGGAAGCGTCCGCCCGGATGTCGATGCCGTCGCGCAGGCGTTCCTCGTGGAGAGCATCGCTCGCGGGGTGCTGCTCCAGTACCAACTGGACCCGGCGCGCACCCGTCTGGTGGAGATCGGGCGTGCCGCCCACCGGACGCTCGTGCTCGGGCTGGCGGCGGAGCCGGACGCGCGCTGA
- a CDS encoding SDR family NAD(P)-dependent oxidoreductase: MEETTGLEGRVAIVTGAGSRGDGIGNGRAAAVLLARRGARVALVDSVTGWAETTRSMIEAEGGTSLVVEADVADPASCSSCVDQVLERWGEVNILVNNVGVGGPAGDVVDVDPEDWERCHRTNLTSMMLMSKYCVPSMRQAGGGSIVHVSSVAGLHGGHPNITYPVTKGAIVPLTRAMAAHHGAEGIRVNAVAPGMVYTPMVATRPGMTEAVREIRRGRSLLGTEGSGWDVGEAVAFLAGRRAAWITGVVLPVDAGATAGRREFSPDLMSPTGG; the protein is encoded by the coding sequence GTGGAGGAGACAACGGGACTGGAGGGCCGGGTCGCCATCGTGACCGGTGCGGGCTCACGGGGCGACGGCATCGGCAACGGCCGCGCGGCCGCCGTGCTGCTGGCTCGCCGCGGTGCGCGCGTGGCCTTGGTGGACAGCGTGACCGGCTGGGCCGAGACGACCCGGTCCATGATCGAGGCCGAGGGCGGAACGAGCCTGGTGGTCGAAGCCGACGTGGCCGACCCCGCGTCGTGCTCCTCCTGCGTGGACCAGGTGCTCGAACGCTGGGGGGAGGTGAACATCCTGGTCAACAATGTGGGTGTCGGCGGGCCCGCCGGGGATGTCGTCGATGTCGATCCGGAGGACTGGGAGCGGTGCCATCGCACCAATCTCACCTCGATGATGCTGATGTCGAAGTACTGCGTTCCGTCGATGCGACAGGCCGGTGGCGGGTCGATCGTCCATGTGTCCTCGGTGGCCGGGCTCCACGGCGGGCATCCCAACATCACCTATCCGGTCACCAAGGGGGCGATCGTCCCCTTGACCCGTGCGATGGCGGCCCACCACGGAGCGGAGGGGATCAGGGTCAACGCGGTGGCTCCCGGCATGGTGTACACGCCGATGGTCGCCACCAGGCCCGGGATGACCGAAGCGGTTCGGGAGATCCGCCGCGGACGGTCGCTGCTGGGCACCGAGGGCAGTGGCTGGGACGTCGGGGAGGCGGTCGCCTTCCTGGCCGGCCGCCGTGCCGCGTGGATCACCGGAGTGGTGCTGCCGGTCGACGCGGGCGCCACGGCGGGCCGCCGTGAGTTCTCGCCGGACCTGATGTCCCCGACCGGAGGCTGA
- a CDS encoding CdaR family transcriptional regulator: MTEPQNGAEALEAVITGMRARENALRDRMHAELFDRVPSYRAVPRELLDEVWARHFVRVLGVLRDGRVPPSRDIDEAEVARDRVARGVSLSDGLRAFRRALGAMRDLFIAEATRQGLDPLVVVDRTRALWELADVESVQIALVHREAEISAALFDAQRRAAYLRGLLFGTLSAAEIHSGAAIYGLDPTRAYRAIRARPDTGRGTAQLARSLDTLCRSHGRTAMIAVMDEAVAGVVEAKPVVGDLPVTAGLGPPTALGQVHRSFRTAGRLLDAAAAYGLRGVHDLGDLSWRVAVPSEPELSELLLDRHLRPLAAEGEFGKLIEESVRAYFELGRHIGATAEYLHVHVNTLRYRLRRFEELTGARLDSPDTVVEISWALAARDVQSAAPPSPSLD, translated from the coding sequence ATGACCGAACCGCAGAACGGCGCGGAGGCGCTGGAAGCCGTGATCACCGGCATGCGGGCCCGGGAGAACGCCCTTCGCGACCGGATGCACGCGGAGTTGTTCGACCGCGTGCCGTCCTACCGCGCGGTCCCCCGGGAGTTGCTCGATGAGGTCTGGGCCAGGCACTTCGTACGCGTCCTGGGGGTGCTGCGCGACGGCCGGGTACCCCCTTCCCGGGACATCGACGAGGCGGAGGTGGCCCGGGATCGCGTAGCCCGCGGTGTGTCGTTGAGCGATGGTCTGCGCGCCTTTCGGCGGGCGCTCGGCGCGATGCGGGACCTGTTCATCGCGGAGGCCACCCGGCAGGGTCTGGACCCGCTCGTCGTCGTCGACCGCACCAGGGCGCTGTGGGAGCTGGCGGACGTGGAGAGCGTGCAGATCGCCCTGGTGCACCGCGAGGCGGAGATCTCCGCGGCGCTGTTCGACGCACAACGGCGCGCCGCCTATCTGCGGGGGCTGCTGTTCGGAACGCTGAGCGCCGCGGAGATCCACAGCGGTGCGGCGATCTACGGCCTCGATCCGACGCGCGCCTACCGGGCCATCAGGGCCCGGCCGGACACCGGCCGCGGGACGGCCCAGCTGGCACGGTCGCTGGACACGCTCTGCCGCTCCCACGGCCGGACCGCGATGATCGCGGTGATGGACGAGGCGGTCGCGGGGGTCGTCGAAGCGAAACCCGTCGTGGGGGATCTCCCGGTGACCGCGGGACTGGGTCCGCCGACCGCGCTGGGCCAGGTCCACCGTTCGTTCCGGACCGCGGGACGGCTGCTCGACGCGGCCGCCGCGTACGGGCTGCGCGGCGTCCACGACCTGGGCGATCTGTCCTGGCGGGTGGCCGTCCCCTCGGAACCCGAACTCTCCGAGCTGCTCCTCGACCGGCATCTGCGGCCGCTGGCCGCGGAGGGTGAGTTCGGGAAGCTCATCGAGGAGTCGGTGCGGGCCTATTTCGAGCTGGGCCGCCATATCGGCGCCACGGCGGAGTACCTGCACGTCCACGTCAACACCCTGCGGTACCGGCTCCGGCGGTTCGAGGAACTGACCGGTGCCCGCCTTGACTCACCGGACACCGTGGTCGAGATCAGCTGGGCCCTGGCGGCGCGCGACGTCCAGTCCGCCGCACCGCCCTCACCCTCGTTGGACTAA
- a CDS encoding MFS transporter produces the protein MNTRNEVQPATDDRREPSDTSDRSDTGDRSDAQPEAQQSSQSSQSSGKSLFSVLVGNCLEWYDWGIFTVFAATFAPSFFPGDDPVASLLGALAIYAVGFFFRPLGGLLLGSFTDRRGRRAGMIVAMLLMAGGSALIAVAPTYESAGVLAPAVMLIARALQGISTGGEAGASYTYLAEAAPNGRRGLFGSLGYVSATVGVLLANSVGLWVHAQFSEAAVSSWGWRLGFGLGAVLGLWGIYLRRALPETEAFRSARASRTASGAAAGTGMFDILTRYPLVALKIFGLTSGAAVWYYIFASYLPEYAAHRGLAHGSALTASIIAQAVLIAALPLLGALSDRVGHRLHLVTFATLATLSAVPLLTLLKPTFGSLVLVQSAGLLIFAVCGSAVGSTMAEQLPTEVRAAGLGLPYALSVAVFGGTAPFTIEWLNSRDLAGLFPWYVAALCAITLVSALRLREGRHGDLRDLSPVK, from the coding sequence ATGAACACACGCAATGAGGTCCAGCCCGCAACCGACGATCGAAGAGAGCCAAGCGACACGAGCGACCGAAGCGACACCGGCGACCGGAGCGACGCGCAGCCGGAGGCACAGCAGTCATCCCAGTCATCCCAGTCATCCGGGAAGAGTCTCTTCTCCGTCCTCGTCGGCAACTGCCTCGAATGGTACGACTGGGGCATCTTCACCGTCTTCGCGGCCACCTTCGCCCCGTCGTTCTTCCCCGGCGACGACCCGGTCGCGTCCTTGCTCGGGGCGCTGGCGATCTACGCGGTGGGCTTCTTCTTCCGGCCGCTCGGGGGCCTCCTCCTCGGCTCGTTCACCGATCGCCGCGGGCGGCGGGCCGGAATGATCGTCGCGATGCTCCTCATGGCCGGGGGTTCGGCGCTGATCGCGGTGGCGCCCACCTATGAGTCGGCGGGAGTGCTCGCACCCGCCGTCATGCTGATCGCGCGTGCCCTGCAAGGCATCTCGACCGGCGGCGAGGCCGGTGCCAGCTATACCTATCTCGCCGAAGCGGCACCCAACGGACGCCGCGGCCTCTTCGGGAGCCTGGGCTATGTCTCGGCGACAGTGGGCGTCCTGCTGGCCAACTCGGTCGGTCTGTGGGTGCATGCGCAGTTCTCCGAAGCCGCGGTGTCGTCCTGGGGCTGGCGCCTCGGGTTCGGGCTCGGTGCGGTGCTGGGCCTGTGGGGCATCTATCTGCGCCGGGCGCTCCCGGAGACCGAGGCGTTCCGAAGCGCCCGAGCGAGCCGGACGGCGTCCGGGGCGGCCGCCGGAACCGGCATGTTCGACATCCTGACGCGCTATCCGCTCGTGGCGTTGAAGATCTTCGGTCTGACCTCGGGGGCGGCGGTGTGGTACTACATCTTCGCCTCGTACCTGCCCGAATACGCGGCCCACCGCGGGCTGGCACACGGCTCCGCCCTGACCGCGAGCATCATCGCCCAGGCCGTTCTCATCGCCGCCCTTCCACTCCTCGGGGCGCTGTCGGACCGGGTGGGCCACCGGCTGCACCTGGTGACGTTCGCGACGCTCGCCACCCTCTCCGCGGTTCCGCTGCTCACCCTGCTGAAACCCACCTTCGGCTCGCTGGTGCTGGTGCAGAGCGCCGGATTGCTGATCTTCGCCGTCTGCGGATCGGCCGTCGGATCGACCATGGCCGAACAGCTGCCGACCGAGGTCCGCGCGGCCGGTCTCGGACTGCCCTACGCACTGTCCGTCGCCGTCTTCGGCGGTACGGCCCCGTTCACCATCGAATGGCTCAACTCCCGTGACCTGGCCGGGCTCTTCCCCTGGTACGTCGCCGCTCTGTGCGCCATCACCCTCGTCTCGGCTCTCAGGCTCCGCGAGGGACGCCATGGGGATCTGCGGGACCTCTCCCCGGTGAAATGA
- a CDS encoding ATP-binding protein, which yields MSAQARPEAQAPATVRTITRTFTRRLSSTRRGVRLARLLVVRRLDAWECPSELSGDAAAIVAELAANAVTHGRVAGRDFEVELVLTGSTLRIEVADTRAGRRPEVAVPGPDCESGRGLLLVSALATRWGVAERRGPGKTVRAEPDT from the coding sequence ATGTCAGCCCAAGCACGGCCGGAGGCCCAAGCCCCCGCCACCGTACGCACCATCACTCGCACCTTCACCCGCCGACTCAGCTCCACCCGGAGGGGAGTCAGGCTCGCCCGGCTGCTCGTGGTCCGGCGGCTGGACGCATGGGAGTGCCCGAGCGAGTTGTCCGGCGACGCCGCCGCGATCGTCGCCGAACTGGCAGCGAACGCCGTGACGCACGGCCGGGTGGCCGGCCGGGACTTCGAGGTGGAGCTCGTCCTCACCGGTTCGACGCTGCGGATCGAGGTCGCCGACACCCGAGCCGGACGGCGCCCGGAAGTCGCCGTCCCCGGCCCGGACTGCGAGTCGGGCCGGGGACTTCTGCTGGTGTCGGCCCTCGCCACCCGCTGGGGGGTCGCCGAGCGGCGCGGGCCGGGTAAGACGGTCCGGGCCGAACCCGACACCTGA
- a CDS encoding helix-turn-helix transcriptional regulator, with protein sequence MAESANNNEPEPSDGLRAFGAVVKVFRERAGLTQEELAPLVRYSPQTVASIEQGRRFPQQDFIERAEDVLDAFGVLRAAAKHLARRKGLASWFRQWAGLEEQAISVCMYECRAVPGLLQTEAYARAVFHSGVPPLADEQIESQLAARQERQRLLQERPNTAFNFIIEEALLLRRTGGADVTRELIDHLLECADLRNVEFQVMSLVQEEHAGLNGPIRLLETPDHQWFGYAEGQRTGQLICDRKDISVLQMRYAKLRSQALTPEDSRSLLRQIRGAL encoded by the coding sequence ATGGCGGAGAGCGCGAACAACAACGAACCGGAACCTTCGGACGGCCTTCGGGCATTCGGCGCCGTGGTCAAGGTCTTCCGCGAACGGGCGGGCCTCACGCAGGAGGAACTGGCCCCGCTGGTGCGGTACTCACCGCAGACCGTCGCCTCGATCGAGCAGGGGCGGCGGTTTCCGCAGCAGGACTTCATCGAGCGTGCGGAAGATGTGCTGGACGCGTTCGGTGTGCTGCGGGCGGCGGCGAAGCACTTGGCGCGACGGAAGGGGTTGGCGTCGTGGTTCCGGCAGTGGGCGGGGCTGGAGGAGCAGGCGATCAGCGTCTGCATGTACGAGTGTCGGGCGGTCCCGGGGCTGTTACAGACCGAGGCGTATGCGCGGGCGGTGTTCCACAGTGGGGTACCACCGCTGGCGGACGAGCAGATCGAATCTCAACTCGCCGCACGTCAGGAGCGTCAGCGTCTACTCCAGGAGAGGCCCAACACGGCGTTCAACTTCATCATCGAAGAGGCACTGCTCCTGCGCCGTACCGGAGGTGCGGACGTCACCAGAGAGCTGATTGACCACCTTCTGGAGTGTGCCGATCTCCGTAACGTCGAGTTTCAGGTCATGTCGCTTGTACAGGAGGAACACGCTGGGCTGAACGGGCCGATCCGACTGTTGGAAACCCCAGATCACCAGTGGTTCGGCTACGCCGAAGGTCAGCGCACCGGTCAGTTGATCTGTGACCGGAAAGACATCAGCGTGCTCCAGATGCGATATGCGAAACTGCGTTCACAGGCTCTGACTCCCGAGGACTCCAGGAGCCTGCTGAGGCAGATCAGAGGAGCGCTATGA
- a CDS encoding DUF397 domain-containing protein — protein MSSELAWFKSSYSGSQGDSCVEVALSWRKSSYSGSDGDECIEVATCPDTVHVRDSKDKRGPQLAFSPTAWTAFVSYAASR, from the coding sequence ATGAGCAGCGAGCTGGCCTGGTTCAAGAGCAGCTACAGCGGATCACAGGGCGACAGCTGCGTGGAAGTCGCCCTCTCCTGGCGCAAGTCCAGCTACAGCGGAAGTGACGGCGACGAATGCATCGAGGTCGCCACCTGCCCCGACACCGTCCACGTCCGGGACTCCAAGGACAAGCGGGGACCCCAGCTCGCCTTCTCCCCCACCGCATGGACCGCGTTCGTCTCCTACGCGGCGAGCCGCTAA
- a CDS encoding TIGR03618 family F420-dependent PPOX class oxidoreductase: MVAIPQDVHARIDRPHIWYVATVNPDGSPHVSPMWVGQDGNLLFFNTAIGRIKERNLRCDRRVSPSHADSADPYDRVQGRGRAARFIEGPEADENMDRLARTYLATDRFEWRVPGERRVIVPVEPSRVRRVVGVEPFPPGASGITEPR; the protein is encoded by the coding sequence ATGGTCGCCATTCCGCAGGACGTACACGCAAGGATCGACCGGCCGCACATCTGGTACGTCGCCACGGTCAACCCTGACGGGTCGCCGCACGTGAGCCCCATGTGGGTGGGGCAAGACGGGAACTTGCTGTTCTTCAACACCGCCATCGGGCGGATCAAGGAACGCAACCTCCGCTGCGATCGGCGAGTGTCCCCGTCCCACGCTGACTCGGCCGACCCCTACGACCGAGTGCAGGGGCGCGGCCGGGCGGCCCGGTTCATCGAAGGCCCGGAAGCGGACGAGAACATGGACCGCCTGGCCCGCACCTACCTGGCCACCGACCGGTTCGAGTGGCGGGTCCCCGGTGAGCGGCGCGTCATCGTACCGGTCGAGCCATCACGCGTACGTCGTGTGGTCGGCGTCGAGCCCTTCCCGCCTGGGGCATCCGGGATCACGGAGCCGCGTTAG
- a CDS encoding DUF6507 family protein, whose amino-acid sequence MSTSKGKQDWDIDPDGVRGVVLNVGVDVRSFQDDVKSFGDHVAEAARSAGSLGAGKDIPELGLVGAALALFAQAATKKIAYIGARTGKSVNGAAQATQEYLDGDLRMAANAQRKALKAPEVHVKGKPKPKGEAGKGEPHR is encoded by the coding sequence ATGTCGACGTCAAAGGGCAAGCAGGACTGGGACATTGATCCTGATGGGGTGCGGGGCGTTGTTCTGAACGTCGGGGTGGACGTGCGGAGCTTCCAGGATGACGTGAAGTCGTTCGGCGACCACGTCGCCGAAGCCGCCAGGTCCGCCGGTTCGTTGGGCGCGGGCAAGGACATACCTGAGCTGGGGCTGGTGGGCGCGGCGCTCGCGCTGTTCGCCCAGGCCGCCACCAAGAAGATCGCGTACATCGGTGCACGAACGGGCAAGTCCGTCAACGGTGCGGCGCAGGCGACGCAGGAATACCTGGACGGTGACCTGCGCATGGCCGCCAACGCGCAGCGGAAGGCGCTGAAGGCGCCGGAGGTACACGTCAAGGGGAAGCCCAAGCCCAAAGGTGAGGCCGGGAAGGGGGAGCCGCACCGATGA
- a CDS encoding ferric reductase-like transmembrane domain-containing protein: MRRIRPRRSPAVPLLVLSWAGAGAVLSLWWRNTPNVEGTTQWLTGAGRLSGLLAGYVLALVVLQMARVPALERRVGSDRVARWHAMSGRYALCLIVAHVGLIVAGYAEQAGTGLVEQTVTVVTELPDMVDAAIGTGTLVVIGLISAGMVRRRIPYEVWYYLHLLTYGAVFLTFWHQLSTGAEFVGDETARTAWYALYGTVTALVVWYRLLMPLRLNLTHRMRVEAVVPEAPGMVSVLITGRRLHRIGAEAGQFFRWRFLAPGLRWASHPYSLSAPPRPELLRITVKAVGGHSSGLASLKPGTRVWAEGPYGAMTAARRSRGKVLMIAGGAGITPIRALFETLPGRGDDLTLLYRARSVDDLALWGELKQIANERGARLLYAVNGPDGARPEITAERLRSLLPDVEDHDVYLCGPPGLAEHAYEALHEAGVPDRRIHHESFEL, encoded by the coding sequence ATGCGCCGGATTCGGCCGCGCCGCTCGCCCGCGGTGCCGCTGCTTGTGCTCAGCTGGGCGGGGGCCGGGGCGGTGCTGTCCTTGTGGTGGCGGAACACCCCCAATGTCGAGGGCACCACCCAGTGGCTCACCGGCGCCGGGCGGCTCAGCGGGCTGCTCGCGGGCTACGTACTGGCGCTGGTGGTGCTTCAGATGGCACGCGTGCCCGCGCTGGAACGGCGGGTGGGGTCGGACCGGGTGGCGCGGTGGCACGCGATGAGCGGGCGGTACGCGCTGTGCCTGATCGTGGCGCATGTGGGGCTGATCGTCGCCGGGTACGCCGAGCAGGCGGGCACCGGTCTGGTCGAGCAGACCGTGACGGTGGTGACGGAACTCCCCGACATGGTGGACGCCGCCATCGGCACCGGGACGCTGGTGGTGATCGGGCTGATCTCGGCGGGGATGGTGCGCCGCCGGATCCCCTACGAGGTCTGGTACTACCTGCATCTGCTGACGTACGGCGCGGTGTTCCTGACGTTCTGGCACCAGCTGTCGACCGGTGCGGAGTTCGTCGGCGACGAGACGGCCCGGACCGCGTGGTACGCGCTGTACGGCACCGTCACCGCGCTGGTCGTCTGGTACCGGCTGCTGATGCCGCTGCGGCTGAACCTGACGCACCGGATGCGGGTGGAGGCCGTGGTGCCGGAGGCGCCGGGGATGGTGTCGGTGCTGATCACGGGGCGTCGGCTGCACCGTATCGGCGCCGAGGCGGGCCAGTTCTTCCGGTGGCGCTTCCTGGCGCCCGGGCTGCGCTGGGCCTCGCATCCCTACTCGCTGTCCGCGCCGCCCCGGCCCGAGCTGCTGCGGATCACCGTGAAGGCGGTGGGCGGCCACAGCTCCGGACTGGCCTCGCTCAAGCCGGGCACGCGGGTGTGGGCGGAGGGGCCGTACGGGGCGATGACCGCGGCGCGGCGCAGCCGCGGCAAGGTGCTGATGATCGCCGGTGGGGCCGGGATCACCCCGATCCGGGCGCTGTTCGAGACGCTGCCCGGCCGGGGCGACGACCTCACCCTGCTGTACCGCGCCCGCAGCGTGGACGACCTGGCGCTGTGGGGGGAGCTGAAGCAGATCGCGAACGAACGCGGGGCCCGGCTGCTGTACGCGGTGAACGGCCCGGACGGCGCCCGCCCGGAGATCACCGCGGAGCGGCTGCGGTCGCTGCTGCCCGATGTCGAGGACCACGACGTCTATCTGTGCGGACCACCGGGTCTTGCCGAGCACGCGTACGAGGCGCTGCACGAGGCCGGGGTGCCGGACCGCCGTATCCACCACGAATCCTTCGAGCTGTGA